The nucleotide window AGGTTAGGATAACTGTAAAACCTTACGAATACTTGACCTTTTCTTGGAGGAATACATGGTTCAAGGGCAGGGTTAAGGGTTTGGAGTTAGGCGAGCCAGTAATAAAGGATGATAAAGTGTATCTACCCTTCCGTTATAGAGTCCAACCACAGACCCCTTTAAACTTCTTGGCAATTGACTCAAACCTCTTCACTTTGGACGCATATGATGGCGAGAAGTTCGTGACTTTCTCGCTCAAACAGCTATACTCCCTGAAGTACGGTATGGCAAAGAAGAGAGGTAAGGTGCAGTCCTTCGCGTCAAAGCGTGGAAAGAAGGGAAAAGAGCTCTCGAGGAAGTACTCCCACCGCGAGAGGGATAGGGTCATGGACTACGTGCATAAGTTCGTAAACGTGTTGCTAGAGCTATACCCCTTTACCACCTTCGTGGTTGAGAGACTGGACAAACAGAACATGTTTAAGGACGCAAGCAACGCGTTGTCTAGGAAGGTCTCGAGGACTGTGTGGAGGACTATACACAACGTGTTAAAGTATAAGGCTCCACTCCACGGGTCACGCGTGGTTGAGGTCAACCCATACCTCACCTCGAGGTCTTGCCCCAGATGTGGGCATGTATCCCGAAAGGTCGGCAAGACCTTCACCTGTGAGAGGTGTGGGTTTACACTGGACAGACAGTTGAATGCATCCTTGAATATCTACCTGAGAATGTGCGGGTTATCCCATCTAGACGGTATTCCGTCTAAGTGGGTCGGGGTTACCCCGCTAATGGGGCGGAGGAGGATGAAGGCTGGAAACCCGCTCGACTCCCGTGAAGCCCAAGGGTTGAGGGTTCATATCAAGTTATATGAGTTCCAATGAAACCCAAACCCCCTTGTCCAAATCCTCAGCGATTCTTTGAGGTAAAAGCAATATATCGTCCAGTACTTCATTTGGCTTCAGTCTGTCCTGCTTGAATAATGAATATCTCTCTATGTAGATTTCTAGGTTATTCGACTTAACCCCTATACTCTTTATAGACCCGAGGAATTGGTTTAACGACGATAAAACGTTTGTGAAGTTAAACTTAATCCTCAACTTTAAGGACTTCGCTAGGGAATCTAGGAGTAGTTTTCTGTTTAATTCATCTTCAAACTCCTCAATACTACTAATCCCTTCTATACTAAGCTTGGCTACTATATATTTATTACTAACTTTTAATTTTACAAAATTTAACAAAGAAGATTTACCAGTCCTTCTGGGGGAGGATTGCTACTGGCTGTCTATTCTCTATATAGTTTATTAGTGAGCTAACCTCCTTATCTCTATCAAAAAACTCTTCTTCCTCTGTTAATTCCCTACCAAAGATAAACTTAACCATACGATACCGTAGGGGTATCGGTACCGTAGAAAATAAACTTAGCTTATAAGAAGAAAAGGTCGCCATGAGGGATTATTGACCGCTAAGGGTGCGAAGAAAAGTTAGACGTAAAAAGAAGACCTTGCCCTGCAGGGTAACGCTTTTAACATTTGGTGCGCTCGCCTCTTCATGGAACTCCCTTCTGGTCAACTTCTCTATGAGGGACGGAGATCTGCCGCAATACCAAAAGGGTGTCGGTATTGTCACTGTTAGATTGTGCCATAGTGAGGCAAAACAGTGAAAATAAGAAAAGGGGTTAGTCAACTACCATGGTAGTTGACCAAGGAATCAGTGTTTCTACAAGGACTGTGAAGTGAGAGAGGGGTTTGGGTTTCATCGGGTCTCATATAACTTGATATAAACCCTCAACCCTTGTCACGGGAGTCGAGCGGGTTTTCCTTCATCCTCCTCCGCCCCAAGGGGTAACCCCGACCCACTTAGATGGGATGCCGTCTAAGTGGGGGAACCCGCACATCTTGAGCTCCATATGCAAGCCTTTCGGGATACATACCCACATCCGGCATTTTACAAAAATGTCAGTATGGAGTTATATAGTCTTAACACTCTCGATGAAACTGCTTACTACGGCTAGGCTAGTAACGAAGGGCAGGAAGGTGTACCTGAAGGTCTCCCTCCTGAAGGTCTGGAGAGGACTGGAAGCTAAGGACGGCGTACCTGTAGACATAGACATGGCTTAACTCGTTGTTAATAAAGAAGACGAAAAGTACTTCAGGGTACTCACAAGGCCTGAAGACGCCCACCACTACAAGTCACTGGCTGAATCACTACAGAGGTACGAAAAGAGGTGGAAGGAGGACAAGAGTGTCCTTTTCAGGATAGAACCACTCAACAGGAAGGCTAGGGAAGTCTCAGAGGACTCCGCAAGACGGTGCGAAATTGGGTGTTAACACAGCTAACCCATTCGACGTTCCTGCCGTCCTCCTTGAATACCTCGACAACCTCATCAAAAATGTGAAGAAGATTCCCTCTGAGTCCAGGGACGAGCTTTATCTCATGCAGAACTATAGACTGCAGTAGGATTGAATGTCGGGCAAAGAAGCACGGGCTCAAGGCGGTCAACGTAGACCCTCACTACTCTACTTCATGTCCTAAGTGTGGGAAAGAGAAGAGGTTTCCCATAGGTACTTCCGCCGTCCATGCAGTTATGAGGATGACCGTGACGTCACCGCAATCGTGGACTATTACGCGAGGGGTGCTCTGAGCCTCTCGACTGCTCTCACATGAGGGGTGTATCCCCGGACCGATGAGGTGGACCGCCATGGCATGGAGGAAGTCAATCACTAACGTATCCTCTTAAATAGCTGAAAACGTTTGGAATAATCGCTACGTAATAGTTTATAACTTCTGGGGGAGAACATATATTCTGGGGGAGAAGTTGTTATTTGATGAAAGACCTAAAACGAGGAGACAGGAGCTGTTCGATAGGGATATAGAAATAGAGGGGATAAAGAGTAACGTAGATAGGCCTCTCCTAGTAATATCTGGAATCAGGAGAATAGGTAAGACGTCTACACTTTTAGTGGCGTTAAACGAGCTAGGGAGAGATTACGTATTAATTGACTGCAGAAAGCTAAAGGAGAATTACGGCAGACAGGACCTGTATAATCTCTTCTCAAGTAGCTTTTCCACAGTTGTGGATAAGGTAAAGGGCGTACTCTCAGGGGTTAGAGGAGTGAGCATATTAGGAAACTCAATCGAATTTAAGTGGAAAGGTAGGGACTCAGTCTCCCTCGCTGACCTGTTTGACCATTTAAACGGGAAAAGACTAATTATAGCGATGGATGAGACGCAAAAGCTGAGGGGGCCATTATCGAAGGAGGTGAGGGAGGCAATAGCCCACGCATATGATTATGACAGAAACTTGACCTTTATTTTGACAGGTTCAGAAGTTGGATTACTCTACGATTTTCTGGGCGTAGAAGATAGAGAGTCTCCACTTTACGGAAGGTACTACTATCAGATAACTCTTGACAGGTTTGAGAAGGAGAGAGCAACTGAGTTCTTAAGGAAAGGTTTCGACGAAATATCTGCGAAAGTCAGCGACGAGGAAACAGAGAAACTGGTGGAGTTCTTTGACGGAATACCAGGTTGGCTCACGTTTGGGGCTAACAGGTTTTTAGAGGGGAGAAAGATTGAAGAAGTGAGGGAGATTGCAATAGATGTAGCGTTAAACGAGATAGAGAACTTAATAGAGACTAAGAGAAGGGTGTCAGAGATAGTAGGTAGAAGATATAAAAACGCGTTGAAGTGCTTGGCGTTAGGGGAGAACAGTTGGAGCAAACTGTCCAACTGTTTGCAGAGAGCTGAAGGAAGCACTATGTCCAGTAGCGTTCTGGAAAACATAATAACTAACCTAGAGAAGAGTAGTATAATAAAGGACTACGAATTCTTAGACCCAATATACGGTGAGGCAAGCAAAAGATTAAGTTAAGTATGAAACTGACCTCTACCAAAAAAAGGAAGGTTTCCGTTTCTTCTGTTACCTACAAAGTGATGAAATCCTCGCCCTCTAGGTTGGGGAGGAGGTCAGTTCTCCTAGCCTTAAAAGTCTGCGTTGCTTCCATCACAATAATCTATCAATGTAGCCTCCTTCGACGTAGGGAACATCGTAATCACCTTCTTAGAGTTTCCTTCTACTTTAAAGACAATAACCATATACAACCCTTCAATTATTCTTTCACAATAAGAGTGTTGTACATCGTTATTCTCCACTCTAAGCTCCTTAGTGTATACAATTTGAGGTGAATTGCAAAAGTTATCTAGTATTCTTCTTATATGAGATATAATTTCTATCCCAAATCTTCTAGACTTCCTCCCTTTCCCTAAGCCTCTCATTAGCGTGACGTGTGAAAGTGCAATAGTTAATAGAGAGTCACCGTGCTTACGCTCACACAAGGAGCACCGAAAACGTCCCTATAGGTTGGATATATGGCTATGTTAGTTATGCCGTTGTCAGCAGTTTCCGTTAACTTGTAAAATTATATAATTCCATATCAATATCTTACACAGTGCTGAGAGTAAAGGGAGTGTGCGAGGGACTAGGAATGTCCTACACTACTCTTGGACTTACGTCAAACAGGGTAAGGTTAAGCCTGTCGTCCTGGAGAGAGGTAAATGAGGTTTAGGGAGGAGGACGTGGAGAGGTTAGTGGGCGTGGTGAAGAAGAGGGAGGTTCCTATTTGCGAGTTCTGCACCTCTAGTCTCTGAGCTTTCCATGACGTTCCCGTTGAAAGGGAGCCTAGGGAGTTGCTAACTGCCCTCTAGGTCAAAGCCTCCACAGTGACGTTAATGGAGATTTAAACGTAAAGAAATTAGGGATAAAGAGGACTGTAACCCTATTAAAGAAGCTCTCTTCCTCGTAACGACTAACGGAGTAACTCCGGCGAAGGGGAGTAACACCTTAGACTTAGCGGAACCCTTTAGGGCGGGGAGGGGGTCAGTCACTACGAGAAGTAGTTAACACTGTTATCGTCCGAACCCTAGACGACGTTCCTCTCTACCTAAAAAGACGAGTAGTAAGGGGCAAGCACCTCACGCTCCTAAAAAAGTTCAATGGTGGTGATGTTCTCCGTGTGTGGGCTTGTCTGTCTCCTTCAGCTTCCCTTCCACCAGCATCCTTACCGCTTCTTCCGCACTGGTGTTAGGCTCCGCTAAGAACACCTTAGCCTTCCCTTGAAGGAACCTTATCCCCGGTGGGCCTATCTCCACCAAGATGAAGGTCTTAGCCCCCCTCTCCAGGGCTGACTTTAGCATGTGCACCCCTCTAGCGTAGTTAG belongs to Metallosphaera tengchongensis and includes:
- a CDS encoding RNA-guided endonuclease InsQ/TnpB family protein → MLKSLRIDNFTPPEESIYLTYAIKNERREETLLLMTEYKKLLDKALDYLWNKTRIEVKSTTDKRGRHNKKVKVTLPKKKEVYKEFRDQLEKVNLLASHYVDKAINDAFSILKSWRKRVLKGRASLRKPRVKKPYVRIKSTLRKVINEEVRITVKPYEYLTFSWRNTWFKGRVKGLELGEPVIKDDKVYLPFRYRVQPQTPLNFLAIDSNLFTLDAYDGEKFVTFSLKQLYSLKYGMAKKRGKVQSFASKRGKKGKELSRKYSHRERDRVMDYVHKFVNVLLELYPFTTFVVERLDKQNMFKDASNALSRKVSRTVWRTIHNVLKYKAPLHGSRVVEVNPYLTSRSCPRCGHVSRKVGKTFTCERCGFTLDRQLNASLNIYLRMCGLSHLDGIPSKWVGVTPLMGRRRMKAGNPLDSREAQGLRVHIKLYEFQ
- a CDS encoding AAA family ATPase is translated as MLFDERPKTRRQELFDRDIEIEGIKSNVDRPLLVISGIRRIGKTSTLLVALNELGRDYVLIDCRKLKENYGRQDLYNLFSSSFSTVVDKVKGVLSGVRGVSILGNSIEFKWKGRDSVSLADLFDHLNGKRLIIAMDETQKLRGPLSKEVREAIAHAYDYDRNLTFILTGSEVGLLYDFLGVEDRESPLYGRYYYQITLDRFEKERATEFLRKGFDEISAKVSDEETEKLVEFFDGIPGWLTFGANRFLEGRKIEEVREIAIDVALNEIENLIETKRRVSEIVGRRYKNALKCLALGENSWSKLSNCLQRAEGSTMSSSVLENIITNLEKSSIIKDYEFLDPIYGEASKRLS
- a CDS encoding NifB/NifX family molybdenum-iron cluster-binding protein, giving the protein MKVAVPVTNGLVDGPGEGEKVRIYEVEGMEAKLVEEYDNPALTANYARGVHMLKSALERGAKTFILVEIGPPGIRFLQGKAKVFLAEPNTSAEEAVRMLVEGKLKETDKPTHGEHHHH